A section of the Streptomyces sp. SCL15-4 genome encodes:
- a CDS encoding sugar ABC transporter substrate-binding protein — protein sequence MSAQSSTWDRRSIFRAAAGLAAAGALGACGGNNGRGGGSGSGKHLVQYFHAYGEPGTEQAVKRYAKAYTKADVTTQWITGSNFESKLFASLLTDQAPDLFEFHPQIQLVRSGQVADLTDLVAPVKDDFNQADIRSHTVDGKIYGVRMIDDPQFFFYRKSLLQKAGIEPPRTLDELVEAAAKLTTSKVKGLFLGNDLHAVINPLIWSAGADTLNEKNEIAYHTDAVIAGLRTMRKLFAGGHLLLDAPADFWDPSALNQGLCAIQFCGMWAMPQFQQALGDDLGIMPFPKVGDAGRPSVYNGGWSMFVNAKGKDVDAAKEYVKWLWIDQKKYQEDWATSYGFHIPPRASLARSSGKLDSGLPAEGVRLFNEYGHFDNIGWTQAMITATENLFADCVRKDGDPEAALDRCDKRVNAELKKLFG from the coding sequence GGGCCGCCGCGGGCCTGGCCGCCGCCGGTGCGCTCGGCGCGTGCGGCGGCAACAACGGCCGTGGCGGCGGCTCGGGTTCGGGCAAGCACCTGGTCCAGTACTTCCACGCCTACGGCGAGCCGGGCACCGAGCAGGCGGTCAAGCGCTACGCCAAGGCGTACACCAAGGCGGACGTGACCACGCAGTGGATCACCGGCTCCAACTTCGAGAGCAAGCTCTTCGCGTCCCTGCTCACCGACCAGGCGCCGGACCTGTTCGAGTTCCACCCGCAGATCCAGCTCGTCCGGAGCGGCCAGGTGGCGGACCTGACCGACCTCGTCGCACCGGTGAAGGACGACTTCAACCAGGCCGACATCCGGTCGCACACCGTGGACGGCAAGATCTACGGCGTGCGGATGATCGACGACCCGCAGTTCTTCTTCTACCGCAAATCCCTGCTCCAGAAGGCCGGCATCGAGCCGCCGCGGACGCTCGACGAACTGGTGGAGGCCGCCGCCAAGCTCACCACGAGCAAGGTCAAGGGCCTGTTCCTCGGCAACGACCTGCACGCGGTGATCAACCCGCTGATCTGGTCGGCCGGCGCGGACACGCTGAACGAGAAGAACGAGATCGCCTACCACACGGACGCCGTGATCGCCGGCCTGAGGACGATGCGGAAGCTGTTCGCCGGCGGCCATCTGCTGCTGGACGCCCCGGCCGACTTCTGGGACCCCTCGGCGCTGAACCAGGGCCTGTGCGCCATCCAGTTCTGCGGCATGTGGGCCATGCCGCAGTTCCAGCAGGCGCTCGGCGACGACCTCGGCATCATGCCGTTCCCGAAGGTCGGCGACGCGGGCCGGCCGTCGGTGTACAACGGCGGCTGGTCGATGTTCGTCAACGCCAAGGGCAAAGACGTGGACGCGGCCAAGGAGTACGTGAAGTGGCTGTGGATCGACCAGAAGAAGTACCAGGAGGACTGGGCCACGTCGTACGGCTTCCACATCCCGCCGCGCGCCTCCCTCGCGCGGTCCTCCGGGAAACTCGATTCGGGCCTGCCGGCGGAGGGCGTGCGGCTCTTCAACGAGTACGGGCACTTCGACAACATCGGCTGGACCCAGGCGATGATCACCGCCACGGAGAACCTGTTCGCCGACTGCGTCCGCAAGGACGGTGACCCCGAGGCCGCGCTCGACAGGTGCGACAAGAGGGTGAACGCCGAGCTGAAGAAGCTGTTCGGATAG
- a CDS encoding sugar ABC transporter permease, whose protein sequence is MSTTTTGGVAAGAAKTRPRRRLRGSRTLNFWLFTGPFLLGLAVFVYVPIGWSLYLSFFEARFTVTPSEFVGLGNYREILSDSGFMGSLGTFTVFAAFIVPTTWALSLGLALLVNRLRFMRAFYRSVFFLPTACSYVAASLIWKMSIFNGVRFGLANTVLGLFGVDNTAWLANPDPPWYWLVIISARLWLQSGFYMILFLAALQNIPQELYEAAAIDGARPGWQTFRHITLPQLRATSTAVILLLLVAAYQAFDEFFNLLSKTTWGRPPLVELYYTALGQDQNYGKGSAGAVVLTVLICVVTLFQGRIMGFGRGEESR, encoded by the coding sequence ATGTCGACCACCACCACGGGCGGTGTCGCGGCCGGCGCCGCGAAGACCCGGCCCCGGCGCCGGCTGCGCGGCAGCCGCACCCTCAACTTCTGGCTCTTCACCGGCCCGTTCCTGCTCGGGCTGGCCGTCTTCGTCTACGTCCCGATCGGCTGGAGCCTCTACCTCAGCTTCTTCGAGGCCCGCTTCACGGTGACGCCCAGCGAGTTCGTGGGGCTGGGCAACTACCGGGAGATCCTGTCCGACAGCGGGTTCATGGGCTCGCTCGGCACCTTCACCGTGTTCGCCGCCTTCATCGTGCCGACCACCTGGGCGCTCTCGCTGGGTCTCGCGCTGCTGGTCAACCGGCTGCGGTTCATGCGCGCCTTCTACCGCTCGGTGTTCTTCCTGCCGACCGCGTGCAGCTATGTCGCCGCGTCGCTGATCTGGAAGATGTCGATCTTCAACGGGGTGCGCTTCGGGCTGGCCAACACCGTCCTCGGCCTGTTCGGCGTGGACAACACCGCCTGGCTCGCCAACCCGGACCCGCCCTGGTACTGGCTGGTCATCATCAGCGCCCGGCTGTGGCTCCAGTCCGGCTTCTACATGATCCTGTTCCTGGCCGCGCTGCAGAACATCCCCCAGGAGCTGTACGAGGCCGCCGCGATCGACGGCGCCAGGCCCGGCTGGCAGACCTTCCGGCACATCACGCTGCCGCAGCTGCGGGCCACCTCCACGGCCGTGATCCTGCTGCTGCTCGTGGCCGCGTACCAGGCCTTCGACGAGTTCTTCAACCTGCTGTCCAAGACCACCTGGGGCCGCCCGCCGCTGGTCGAGCTGTACTACACCGCGCTCGGCCAGGACCAGAACTACGGCAAGGGCAGCGCGGGAGCGGTGGTACTGACCGTGCTGATCTGTGTCGTCACCCTGTTCCAGGGCCGGATCATGGGCTTCGGCAGGGGGGAGGAGTCCAGGTGA
- a CDS encoding carbohydrate ABC transporter permease, with the protein MTTTAPETRARTRRGGVMSSTGLYIATSLAALLFLVPFYLLVRNALSTDPEITGENWKFFPAHVQWGNITEPFDDPTVDFGRAMWNSLVVGVLHTAGTLVVCSLAGYALARIPYRHADKVFYAVLVTLMVPAAVTFVPSFVLVSSLGWVDSYRGLIIPGLFSGFTCFLFRQYFLGFPKELEEAARVDGLGYWGAYWRVVVPNSLNFFAAIATITFIGGWNAFLWPLVIGQDPSAWTVQVALSSYMTNQTVNYHLIFMATAISILPLLFVFLFLQRWLVQGIAQTGIKG; encoded by the coding sequence GTGACCACCACCGCACCCGAGACCCGCGCGCGCACCCGGCGCGGCGGCGTGATGAGTTCCACCGGCCTGTACATCGCGACCAGCCTCGCCGCGCTGCTCTTCCTCGTCCCCTTCTACCTGCTGGTCCGCAACGCCCTGTCCACCGACCCGGAGATCACCGGCGAGAACTGGAAGTTCTTCCCCGCGCACGTCCAGTGGGGCAACATCACCGAGCCGTTCGACGACCCGACGGTGGACTTCGGCCGCGCGATGTGGAACTCGCTGGTCGTCGGCGTCCTGCACACGGCCGGCACGCTGGTGGTGTGCTCGCTGGCCGGCTACGCCCTCGCCCGCATCCCCTACCGGCACGCCGACAAGGTCTTCTACGCCGTCCTGGTGACCCTGATGGTCCCGGCCGCGGTCACCTTCGTGCCGAGTTTCGTCCTGGTGTCGTCACTCGGCTGGGTGGACAGCTACCGGGGCCTCATCATCCCGGGGCTGTTCAGCGGTTTCACCTGCTTCCTGTTCCGGCAGTACTTCCTCGGGTTCCCCAAGGAGCTGGAGGAGGCGGCGCGCGTGGACGGGCTCGGCTACTGGGGCGCGTACTGGCGTGTCGTGGTGCCGAACTCGCTGAACTTCTTCGCGGCGATCGCCACGATCACCTTCATCGGCGGCTGGAACGCCTTCCTGTGGCCGCTGGTCATCGGCCAGGACCCGAGTGCCTGGACGGTCCAGGTCGCGCTGTCGTCATACATGACCAACCAGACCGTCAACTACCACCTGATCTTCATGGCGACCGCCATATCGATCCTGCCCCTGCTGTTCGTGTTCCTCTTCCTCCAGCGCTGGCTGGTGCAGGGGATCGCGCAGACCGGCATCAAGGGCTGA
- a CDS encoding glycoside hydrolase family 2 TIM barrel-domain containing protein translates to MSVTTTTEYVEDVSPGSGALPPRAWYASSNAPSLSLDGTWRFRLSDTAGAEDDSFAEDGYDAREWAEISVPGHWVLQGHGSPVYTNHLYPFPVDPPRVPTENPTGDHLRVFDLPGDWPADGGAVLRFDGVESCARIWLNGTDLGEFKGSRLPHEFAVGHLLRPAGNVLAVRVHQWSAGSYLEDQDQWWLPGIFRGVTLLHRPAGCVLDFFVHASYDHTAGAGTLRVDSDVDGRVTVPELGIDVPTGEPVTVPVEPWSAETPRLYAGVLATEGERVPLRIGFRTVRVAGGLLEVNGKAVLFKGVNRHEWHPEKGRALDLATMREDVLLMKRHNVNAVRTAHYPPHPAFLDLCDELGLWVIDECDLETHGFTEQGWRDNPVDDDRWTPALLDRAARMVERDKNHPSVVVWSLGNEAGTGRGLTAMAEWIRHRDASRPLHYEGDVNCRDTDVYSRMYADHAEVERIGRGLDGGPLRRRELPFILCEYAHAMGNGPGGLADYQRLFEAHDRLQGGFVWEWIDHGIAHPALGYAYGGDFGEELHDGNFVCDGLLFPDRRPSPGLIEYKKVIEPVAVTGGGTDGTVRITNKYDFADLSALSFSWSYEVEGEPVDSGTLSVPALAPGGSAEVQLPSVPAGAPSGEAVWTVRARLADGTAWAPAGHVVAWGQVPAARRRVPSVAASARPVPGDGEITLGPAVFDARTGALRAIGEVPVTGLRLDVWRATTDNDDGAAWQSDPRYGPLWRKLGLHRMRHRLDAVEAGEDALTVRTRVAPAGRDLGLATVYRWTSDGDRLRLTVSAVPEGDWTVPLPRLGIRFGLRAADRVRWYGGGPGEAYPDTRAAALTGRWEAAVDDLQTPYVRPQENGARIDVRWAELGGLRIDGDPVFQLTARRWTTEQLDAAAHRTDLVPGDTVWVNLDHGQHGIGSQSCGPAPLPRYHLRAAPAKFSFVFSPTGTVSPTSL, encoded by the coding sequence ATGTCCGTGACCACGACCACCGAGTACGTCGAGGACGTCTCGCCGGGTTCCGGTGCGCTGCCGCCCCGCGCCTGGTACGCGTCCTCCAACGCCCCGTCCCTCTCCCTCGACGGCACCTGGCGCTTCCGGCTGTCGGACACGGCCGGCGCCGAGGACGACTCCTTCGCCGAGGACGGCTACGACGCCCGCGAGTGGGCGGAGATCTCGGTGCCCGGCCACTGGGTGCTCCAGGGCCACGGCTCCCCGGTCTACACCAACCACCTCTACCCGTTCCCGGTCGACCCGCCCCGGGTGCCGACCGAGAACCCGACCGGCGACCATCTGCGCGTCTTCGACCTGCCCGGCGACTGGCCGGCGGACGGCGGCGCCGTGCTCCGCTTCGACGGCGTGGAGTCCTGTGCCCGGATCTGGCTGAACGGCACGGACCTCGGCGAGTTCAAGGGTTCCCGGCTGCCGCACGAGTTCGCGGTCGGGCACCTGCTCCGGCCCGCCGGGAACGTGCTGGCCGTGCGGGTGCACCAGTGGTCGGCGGGCTCGTACCTGGAGGACCAGGACCAGTGGTGGCTGCCGGGCATCTTCCGCGGCGTGACCCTGCTGCACCGCCCGGCGGGCTGCGTCCTCGACTTCTTCGTGCACGCCTCCTACGACCACACCGCCGGCGCGGGCACGCTGCGGGTCGACTCCGACGTGGACGGCCGGGTGACCGTGCCGGAGCTGGGCATCGACGTGCCCACCGGGGAGCCGGTGACGGTGCCGGTCGAGCCGTGGTCGGCGGAGACACCGCGGCTGTACGCGGGGGTGCTGGCCACCGAAGGCGAGCGGGTGCCGCTGCGCATCGGCTTCCGCACGGTGCGGGTGGCCGGCGGCCTGCTCGAGGTCAACGGGAAGGCGGTGCTGTTCAAGGGCGTCAACCGGCACGAGTGGCATCCGGAGAAGGGGCGGGCGCTGGACCTCGCGACCATGCGCGAGGACGTGCTGCTGATGAAGCGGCACAACGTCAACGCCGTCCGCACCGCCCACTATCCCCCGCACCCGGCCTTCCTCGACCTGTGCGACGAACTCGGGCTGTGGGTGATCGACGAGTGCGACCTGGAGACCCACGGCTTCACCGAGCAGGGCTGGCGGGACAACCCCGTGGACGACGACCGCTGGACGCCGGCCCTGCTGGACCGGGCGGCCCGCATGGTGGAGCGGGACAAGAACCACCCGTCGGTCGTCGTCTGGTCGCTGGGCAACGAGGCGGGCACCGGGCGGGGCCTGACCGCGATGGCCGAGTGGATCCGCCACCGCGACGCCTCCCGGCCGCTGCACTACGAGGGCGACGTCAACTGCCGTGACACGGACGTGTACTCGCGGATGTACGCGGACCATGCCGAGGTGGAGCGGATCGGCCGGGGCCTGGACGGCGGGCCGCTGCGGCGCCGCGAACTGCCGTTCATCCTCTGCGAGTACGCCCACGCCATGGGCAACGGTCCCGGCGGACTCGCCGACTACCAGCGGCTGTTCGAGGCCCACGACCGGCTCCAGGGCGGCTTCGTCTGGGAGTGGATCGACCACGGCATCGCCCACCCCGCGCTCGGGTACGCCTACGGCGGCGACTTCGGCGAGGAGCTGCACGACGGCAACTTCGTCTGCGACGGCCTGCTCTTCCCCGACCGCCGGCCCTCTCCCGGCCTGATCGAGTACAAGAAGGTGATCGAGCCCGTCGCCGTCACCGGCGGCGGCACGGACGGCACGGTCCGGATCACCAACAAGTACGACTTCGCGGACCTGTCGGCGCTGTCCTTCTCCTGGTCGTACGAGGTCGAGGGCGAGCCGGTGGACTCCGGGACGCTGTCGGTGCCCGCGCTGGCCCCGGGCGGGTCGGCCGAGGTCCAGCTGCCCTCCGTACCGGCCGGGGCGCCGTCCGGCGAGGCGGTGTGGACCGTCCGGGCGCGGCTCGCCGACGGCACCGCGTGGGCGCCGGCGGGCCATGTGGTCGCCTGGGGCCAGGTCCCGGCGGCACGGCGCCGGGTGCCGTCCGTCGCGGCGAGCGCCCGGCCGGTGCCCGGTGACGGGGAGATCACGCTGGGTCCGGCCGTCTTCGACGCCCGGACCGGGGCGTTGCGGGCGATCGGCGAGGTGCCGGTGACGGGGCTGCGGCTGGACGTGTGGCGGGCCACGACCGACAACGACGACGGCGCCGCCTGGCAGAGCGATCCGCGCTACGGACCGCTGTGGCGGAAGCTGGGCCTGCACCGGATGCGGCACCGCCTGGACGCGGTGGAGGCGGGCGAGGACGCCCTGACGGTCCGGACCCGGGTCGCGCCGGCCGGCCGGGACCTGGGGCTGGCGACGGTGTACCGGTGGACGTCGGACGGCGACCGGCTCCGGCTGACGGTGTCCGCCGTCCCGGAGGGCGACTGGACCGTCCCGCTGCCCCGCCTCGGCATCCGCTTCGGGCTGCGCGCCGCCGACCGGGTGCGGTGGTACGGCGGCGGCCCGGGCGAGGCGTACCCGGACACCCGGGCGGCGGCGCTGACCGGCCGCTGGGAGGCGGCCGTGGACGACCTCCAGACGCCGTACGTCCGCCCGCAGGAGAACGGCGCCCGCATCGACGTGCGCTGGGCGGAACTGGGCGGCCTGCGGATCGACGGCGACCCGGTGTTCCAGCTCACCGCCCGCCGCTGGACCACCGAACAGCTGGACGCCGCCGCGCACCGCACCGACCTGGTGCCCGGCGACACGGTCTGGGTGAACCTCGACCATGGCCAGCACGGCATCGGCTCCCAGTCCTGCGGCCCGGCCCCGCTGCCCCGATACCACCTGCGGGCCGCACCGGCGAAGTTCTCCTTCGTCTTCTCCCCGACCGGCACCGTTTCTCCAACCTCCCTTTAA
- a CDS encoding jacalin-like lectin: MGRLLGALAAGLLTASALSASAGTAQAADSGTFSVLTYNVAGLPEGLSSGHPAVNTPLISPRLADYDIVNVQEDFNYHAALYAGDHHPYRTATSGGAGIGDGLNTLSAYPLEDFERVRWNDCTGTNCLTPKGFTLARVRLAEGVYVDLYNVHTNADDSADALAARRANIAQLSAFVRANSAGNAVIVMGDTNTRYTRAGDNIRTLVEDNGLTDAWVRLVKGGTAPAQGADPLLCPASAPPDDCEVVDKVLYRGGPLLSLTATRYHDEWAKFLDASGGNLSDHFPHTVGFSYTVDPRLRASDFVGGPHGTAFNDADDLPAAPAPRTLTLRGSARLDAVSLTHDGGTVLGHGGTGGTAASLTLAAGEHLTSVRLTEGQKDGRTRIFSAAFTTDRGRSLSAGTATADGTTLTAPAGWQIAGFIGRAGDEIDKLGVLYAPIT, from the coding sequence ATGGGACGACTCCTCGGCGCCCTCGCCGCCGGCCTGCTGACCGCCTCCGCGCTGTCCGCCTCCGCCGGTACGGCACAGGCGGCCGACTCGGGGACCTTCAGTGTCCTGACGTACAACGTGGCCGGGTTGCCGGAGGGCCTCAGCTCCGGCCATCCGGCCGTCAACACCCCGCTGATCTCACCACGGCTGGCGGACTACGACATCGTCAACGTCCAGGAGGACTTCAACTACCACGCGGCGCTCTACGCCGGCGACCACCACCCATACCGCACGGCGACCAGCGGCGGCGCGGGCATCGGCGACGGCCTCAACACCCTGTCCGCCTACCCGCTCGAGGACTTCGAGCGGGTGCGGTGGAACGACTGCACCGGCACCAACTGCCTCACCCCCAAGGGCTTCACCCTGGCCCGGGTGCGGCTCGCCGAGGGGGTCTACGTCGACCTGTACAACGTGCACACCAACGCCGACGACAGCGCCGACGCCCTGGCCGCCCGGCGGGCCAACATCGCGCAGCTGTCGGCCTTCGTCCGGGCCAACTCGGCGGGCAACGCGGTGATCGTGATGGGCGACACCAACACCCGCTACACCCGCGCCGGCGACAACATCCGCACCCTCGTCGAGGACAACGGCCTGACCGATGCCTGGGTCCGGCTGGTCAAGGGCGGTACGGCCCCCGCGCAGGGCGCCGATCCGCTGCTGTGCCCGGCGTCCGCGCCGCCCGACGACTGCGAGGTGGTCGACAAGGTGCTCTACCGCGGCGGCCCCCTGCTCTCCCTGACCGCCACGCGCTATCACGACGAGTGGGCGAAGTTCCTGGACGCGTCCGGCGGCAACCTCTCCGACCACTTCCCGCACACCGTCGGCTTCTCGTACACGGTCGATCCGCGGCTCCGGGCGAGCGACTTCGTCGGCGGACCGCACGGCACGGCCTTCAACGACGCCGACGACCTGCCGGCCGCGCCCGCACCGCGCACCCTCACCCTGCGCGGCTCCGCCCGCCTGGACGCCGTGTCCCTCACCCACGACGGCGGCACGGTCCTCGGCCACGGCGGCACGGGCGGCACGGCCGCCTCGCTCACCCTCGCCGCCGGCGAACACCTCACCTCCGTCCGGCTCACCGAGGGCCAGAAGGACGGCCGTACAAGGATCTTCTCGGCCGCCTTCACCACCGACCGGGGCCGGTCGCTCTCGGCGGGCACGGCGACCGCCGACGGCACCACCCTCACCGCGCCGGCCGGCTGGCAGATCGCCGGCTTCATCGGCCGCGCGGGCGACGAGATCGACAAGCTGGGGGTGCTGTACGCGCCGATCACCTGA
- a CDS encoding TetR/AcrR family transcriptional regulator produces MVRAGLTVERLVAGAAELADEAGFDRLSVSALARRFGVKDASLYSHVRNLQDLRTRLALYAGGELIDRIAAAVAGRAGKEALKAFADAYRDYALEHPGRYAATQIRIDQALIADSPALHRTAEITYGMLRGYGLAEPDLTDAVRLLRSTFHGYCVLEGAGGFGADRDVRASWDKAVDALHLALTHWPREAKSDD; encoded by the coding sequence ATGGTCCGGGCGGGACTGACCGTCGAGCGGCTGGTGGCGGGGGCGGCGGAGCTGGCGGACGAGGCCGGGTTCGACCGCCTCAGCGTCTCGGCGCTGGCCCGCCGCTTCGGTGTCAAGGACGCGAGCCTGTACTCGCACGTGCGCAATCTCCAGGACCTGCGCACCCGGCTCGCGCTGTACGCGGGCGGCGAGCTGATCGACCGGATCGCGGCGGCCGTGGCCGGCCGGGCGGGCAAGGAGGCGCTGAAGGCGTTCGCCGACGCCTACCGCGACTACGCCCTGGAGCACCCCGGCCGGTACGCGGCCACCCAGATCCGGATCGACCAGGCCCTCATCGCGGACTCCCCCGCGCTGCACCGCACCGCCGAGATCACCTACGGCATGCTGCGCGGCTACGGCCTCGCGGAACCGGACCTGACGGACGCGGTGCGCCTGCTGCGCAGCACGTTCCACGGCTACTGCGTCCTGGAGGGCGCGGGCGGCTTCGGCGCGGACCGGGACGTACGGGCCTCGTGGGACAAGGCGGTCGACGCGCTGCACCTGGCCCTCACCCACTGGCCCCGGGAGGCCAAGAGCGATGACTGA
- a CDS encoding alpha/beta hydrolase, which yields MTDTPYHDITGRGPVLLLLPGGAGHPMGLGPLVERLATRFTVVTYDPLGLAHGRLGQPVAEQRVADWSAGARRVLDAVAPAGEPAHVFGTSSGGIAALDLLARHPGRVAHVVAHEPPCVTVLPDGDARRTELIEQLDGPGRLPAEGPSATPMGVFLARVLRPFTSYVPAAPPPGRLTLAAGADSRGQLLYRTAEALAERLRCTLAEFPGGHLGTLDHPVEFADRLAGTLRSNARTSA from the coding sequence ATGACTGACACGCCGTACCACGACATCACGGGCCGCGGTCCGGTGCTGCTGCTCCTGCCGGGCGGCGCCGGGCATCCGATGGGCCTCGGGCCGCTCGTCGAGCGCCTGGCCACCCGGTTCACCGTGGTCACGTACGACCCGCTGGGCCTCGCGCACGGCCGGCTCGGGCAGCCGGTCGCCGAACAGCGGGTCGCCGACTGGAGCGCGGGCGCGCGACGGGTGCTGGACGCGGTGGCACCGGCGGGCGAACCGGCGCACGTCTTCGGCACCAGCTCGGGAGGCATCGCGGCCCTGGACCTGCTGGCCCGCCACCCCGGACGGGTGGCGCACGTGGTCGCGCACGAACCGCCGTGTGTGACGGTCCTGCCGGACGGGGACGCGCGCCGGACGGAGCTGATCGAGCAGCTGGACGGGCCCGGGCGGCTGCCCGCCGAGGGCCCGTCGGCGACCCCGATGGGCGTCTTCCTGGCCCGTGTCCTGCGCCCGTTCACGTCATACGTGCCCGCCGCCCCGCCCCCGGGCCGGCTCACCCTCGCCGCCGGCGCCGACTCGCGCGGTCAGCTCCTGTACCGCACGGCCGAGGCCCTCGCCGAGCGGCTGCGCTGTACTCTCGCCGAGTTCCCGGGCGGACACCTCGGCACGCTCGATCACCCGGTGGAGTTCGCGGACCGGCTCGCCGGAACGCTGCGGTCCAACGCCCGGACGTCCGCGTAG
- a CDS encoding isocitrate lyase/phosphoenolpyruvate mutase family protein translates to MTAEPAPVSFAGLHHRPGRPLLLPNAWDHASAAALAARGFPAIGTTSLAVAAGAGLPDGAGVTRERTVRLALTLGSAPYLLSVDAEAGFSDDPGEVAGLAAELWAAGAVGINLEDGLGPAARHAAKIAAVKAAVPGLFVNARTDTYWAGDGDERETLRRLDAYQAAGADGVFVPGVTDPERIAALVRHTEAPLNVLYSPAGPPLARLAGLGVRRVSLGSLLYRRALGAAVDAVADIAAGRAPGGTTPSYADVRALDRSVPASRSANSTG, encoded by the coding sequence ATGACCGCAGAGCCCGCCCCCGTGTCCTTCGCCGGCCTCCACCACCGTCCCGGGCGGCCGCTGCTGCTGCCCAACGCCTGGGACCACGCCTCGGCCGCCGCTCTCGCCGCCCGGGGCTTCCCGGCGATCGGTACCACGAGCCTGGCGGTGGCGGCGGGCGCCGGCCTGCCCGACGGAGCGGGCGTCACCCGGGAACGGACCGTCCGGCTCGCCCTGACGCTCGGCTCCGCGCCGTACCTGCTCTCCGTGGACGCCGAGGCGGGCTTCAGCGACGACCCCGGTGAAGTCGCCGGGCTCGCCGCCGAGTTGTGGGCCGCCGGAGCCGTCGGCATCAACCTGGAGGACGGTCTGGGCCCGGCCGCCCGGCACGCGGCGAAGATCGCGGCGGTGAAGGCGGCCGTGCCCGGACTGTTCGTCAACGCCCGCACCGACACGTACTGGGCGGGCGACGGCGACGAGCGGGAGACCCTGCGCCGGCTCGACGCCTACCAGGCGGCGGGCGCCGACGGAGTGTTCGTGCCCGGCGTGACCGACCCGGAGCGCATCGCCGCCCTCGTCCGGCACACCGAGGCCCCGCTCAACGTCCTCTACTCGCCCGCCGGGCCTCCGCTCGCCCGCCTCGCCGGCCTCGGTGTGCGCCGGGTCAGCCTCGGCTCGCTGCTGTACCGCAGGGCGCTCGGCGCGGCCGTGGACGCGGTGGCCGACATCGCGGCCGGGCGCGCGCCGGGCGGGACGACGCCTTCCTACGCGGACGTCCGGGCGTTGGACCGCAGCGTTCCGGCGAGCCGGTCCGCGAACTCCACCGGGTGA